One Nicotiana tomentosiformis chromosome 1, ASM39032v3, whole genome shotgun sequence genomic window, CAGAAAACAAATCTATATGGATGCGAAGGACATCTTAGGATTGCCCAAAAATGGACCCATTATGTCCCAAGAAAAGAAATCGAGACCTCAGAAAGAATCTCAAAGGAAACCTGATGGCATTTCGCGAGAAGTTTGTTTTATCCTCTCCTTTCTCTCCATTACTGTGCAATTGTAGTTTCTCGAGTATTCTAGAATTTAATTACCTTTTCGGATTTCCAGGTTTACGCACTTACAGGTGGTATTGCACCTCTCATGCCTTCTCTTGACATCAATCAATTGAAACGAAAAGCTCTTTCAGAGTCCGAAAAGGTTAATTTGCTTAATTCTGTTTTTCCCCTTTTATGTGTTTTCTTAGGAATAGAATTTTAAGCTGGAAGTCCTTAAATGAATTGTAACATAGTAAGACTACGATGAATGCTTGACGAATGCTCTAAATATTGAACCTGAAAAGAGCGAGATCAATGCAATAGGATTCATTTAGTTGACCTTAACTAATTTGGAGCTGAGACATAATTGGTTGATTGTGAATATTAATTAGAGATGAGATTGAGACATCTGTCCTTTGTGGAATTTGCATAATAATAACGAGGGACTAAATATTGTTGGATTGATGATACTGGTGCTTCACCCTGCCCacaattttatttgttttaagcATTTGATTttgcttcaacaatatttgctagTAATTCTCATAGCTGGTCTCATAAAAAACTAGTTGCTGTGGTATCCCATTTTTTTGGAGAACAAATATGGTAAATAAGCTGGTGATTGATGGAAAACTGACTTCTTCATTTTTCTCTGTTGAAATTCCTAGTCTAATGTGTTATCGGAGTAGCATGAAAATAGCTTCAAACTCTAGAATACTTAAATAAAACCTATGTTGAAGGATGAATAGAAGAATAGATAGACCAAAATCGAAAGCAATTTTATTCATTAgattgtcagttgaatctttctCCTCAGAATATAGAGCATAGCGGAAGAGCTTCCTATCTTCTCTCCAGGATGGAGTAGGGACATGAGAATAATAAACCAGCATAATTTCCTAACTGTTGCACTAGTTTGGAACTAAGTTGATGTGTAGTTCCAGCCAATTGCAAATCCTCACCGCACCTTCTTTTACGATAGTAGGTTATCTGGATGCCTTCTTTGTTTATCGCACTAACAAAGTTTTTGTGTCGCTAGTGGATGTTTCTCGAGGGtgtttttttcttgattttaacaGAAGCTAATAAATTCTTCTGCCTTGCTATTCAGATTACGTGGCAATGGCTTCCGTTCACAAGCTCTGCTAGAAAAGATAACTTACAGCTTTATCATTGGGTATGTGTCTCCACTGATTTTAGAATCTGCTTAAAGTAACTGACAAACCATCTACTAGAAACTCATTGACTTTGACAAAATCCCAGGTGAGAGTTGTTAATGGTGTTCCGCCTACAGGTGACTATTCGTTTGCCAAGTTTAATAAGGTATATCAAGGGTTCTTCTTGTTCCTGAAGGTCTTTTGTTTCTGGTGTTAAATCTGCTCTCTGTCTAATGAATGCAGTCTGTGGATGTACTTGAGTACACTAACGATGAGTATGAGAAGTTCTTGTCCGATCCTGTAAGTATCAAAATACTATCCAAATTGGATTTGTTATCTTCCTGGCAAGACACAATATAAAGAATCATTAGCTTTATCAATTCTTCGAATTGAATTTTAAGCTCTATTACAATCTTGTACTCCACGTCCTCGCTGTAGTAGTTTATTGAACAACTGTTTATATCTTGTATTGTTTTATAGAATGACTGTTAATATCACGTTATATGATTACCCAGCAGCAACCTTTAGTTTGCAGATTTTGTGGAAACCCTCAATTGCTTGAAGTGATATAAAGTATATTGCCCAATGTTCGTGCTTTAACTTTGTTGAAATCCTCAGCAACTCACAATTATATCTTTTTAATCTTTGTTAGAACTGGTCTTGAATTGTGCTTGTAGTTTCCATGCATTCTCCTTTGTCCAGACATATGCTTATGTCGTTGGAAGGCAATCAGTTACTCTTTCTTCAATTCTTTAGCATACATTTTTCTGACCTCTGTTGTTCTCAAATGTTAGTCATGGACCAAGGAAGAGACTGATCAATTATTTGAGCTGTGCAAGAGGTTTGATCTCCGTTTCATTATCATAGCTGATAGGTTCTCTTCAAATCGTACAGTTGAGGAACTGAAGGACCGCTACTACAGTGGTATTGTACAATTTCTCGTTGCTTATCAATTGGTTAAACTAATGTATCTTCTACTTTATATGTTTTTAACTCCAAAAATCTTTTGATTTTCATGATGGTTTTGGACCTCGTCGCATGTAGTATCTCGTGCTATTACAATTGCTAGGGCTGCATCACCTGCCGATGTTGCTGGACATCCCTTTGTAAAGGTCTGTTAACAGTTCTGATTTTCTCAACTGAGGACTATTTTCCTTTCTTATTTACTTCTTTTGGAGCAACACCGCCAGCTTACCCCGCTTTGTGCTGGGCATGTATCTTCTTCTAAACTTGATTTTTTTCTATAAAGTTCAGTTTCTTGTGGTCTTTCTAATTTTTTCTTACAATAATAGGAGCCTTACAATGTCTCTCAAGAGATAGAGCGAAAACGTGCACTGTCGATGGTGCTTTCACAAACAAAGCTGCAAGAGCGGAGGGATGCAGAGGTTTGTGCATTCTGTTTACATATTTGTTCTAGTTGATCTCTCTAAATGAGTGCCCTCCTTGATAAAAGTTAGACATCATCCCATGTTTAACAGCATGTCTAGTTCTTGAAAAGAGCCTCTTGATAACCCATGCGCATAATATTTACTGGTGCCAGTTATTCTTTCAAAATCACTAACCTGCCCTTCACACCTTGGTCTTAGGTTCTTGCCGAAGCAAAACGAATATCAGTGGCACGAAAATCTGTGAAGGTAAGTGTTATAGGGCTCCTTTTACCCACTTTTACTGGGAACATTCTTCAAGGGAAACTATAGTTATTGACTGTGTATCACCCTctttattgattttttttttactagCCGGTACTAACCAGGTTATTGCATTTTCTCAGGCGGCTGAAGAGACAGAACTTCCAGTTGTGTCAGATGCTGGCCCTGAAGGTGCTGAAAAAGCTGCCGGTATTGATGGAATATCAACCTCCCCAAATGCTCAATTACCCTCTGGGATTGCTGCACCTCCAGTGTCAGAGACTGCTTCTACTTTGGCTTCTCTTCGCATGGTATGTTTGAGAATAAGAATGCTATTGTCCTCTTTTCGTGGGTCTATCCTACTTATAGTAAAAATTCAAAGTTCCTTCAACCTGGGCAATCTAGTCAACTTTCTTAAATCAGTAGTTTATTCATAGGTTATGTATGCATTATTTTATTAGGATTTTGTTTTAGTGTGAAATACATGTACTATTTATCTTTTATAATGAGTAGAATGTCAAGGTGGAGATGTGAGGTGATTAGGATTTTGGGCACCTGCAGGAAGCTGTTTTAGTATGTATATTGGGTCCATATGTTGCTGAACTTTTGTTCCTTCGGGAAAAAAGCTGATCTTTAGAAGGCTCAAGAAGTTCACAGGCTTCCTTGAGTTTGGCGGTCGAGTAAATGCTTATTGGCATCATAGCCTTCCACTAGGTCAAGGGTTCAAGACTAGTATGAAGAACCCATCCAAATAGAAGGCTCGAGAAGTTCCTTTGTTAGCTCAAACTAATTTTGTGTAAAAAGTATGAATGCTTAAAATCATATCCGATAGTATCAACTATCAATCTTACAAACTGAAAATCTTTCAGCTTCGTGTGTACTTGAGAACATATGCACTAGAGCAAATGGTGCAAGCCGCGAGCTCTTCAGCTGGACTTCGGACAATCAAGAGGGTCGAACAAACTTTACAAGACCTTGGGGTTTGTTTCTACTCCCTAATACATTTGTtttgttgtatatttactttggaatCACTGTGGCGTTTATCCTGGCACAGATTTTTAAACTAACATCAGAGGTGCAATATCAGTTGTCTAATCATCTGGAACATGTGCTATTGAGGTGCCATGTTACATGTGGCAGAAATTCTATTACATCGTACAATCTCAGTTATCTAATTATCCATACTTGTGCAGTTGCGCCTGGCACAAGTTCTACTACATTTTCTTCCACCAATTTTGCTGTTCCTTAGCACCTTTCATTTCTTTCTTATACCTCCTGGTTTAACTATTTTATCGTATGATAAATATTTCCGCTAAATTGACTGAGAAGAACGTGTTTTTTTCCATCTGTAGGTTAATTTGAAGCCGAAGGTCCCAACTAAGCTTGTCTGTGCAGAACATCTTGAACTGAGGAAAGAAATACTAACCCTGTTAAATCTTCAAAAGCAGGTATTATATTGAGAGTTCTTTCCATAATTTTCTTGATCATGAGTTGGGATAAGCTTTAGACTAAGGAAGATTTTGAGGTTGAATTTTCAGTACTgttggaatatcataaaaatttgTGTCATTTGTGTCTTTTTTGTGTTGCGCTATGTTTTGTTCATAATGAGGCGTAATTGGTTAGATGCCAACTGTCAGGCATAGGCAAACTTTGGAATTGTGGGCTCAAGTGAATAGTGACTGTGTCAAGAATACTGGTGCATTTCAGCCCACACAAGAATACATTGCTGCATACATCAAAGCATTACTTAGCAATAATTGGAAACTATTCAATTAATAGCTGGTGAAGAAGTAAACTATCTAGGAAATATGTGTCAAAATCCAAAAGGAGTTGAGGTTTATTTGATCAATTTGTCTCCTATGCTTTTGCAGTATATCATTTACTGTCATTTCTGATCAGATGGATTTTCATATCTCTCTCTCTCGTTTATTGGTTCAACGCCAGTGTACTCATTGTTTCATTTGTGTTTAGGGATGCTTTAGTTGCAAGGTTGAAGCTTCATGGAATACTGGTTTTCACTTATTCTTTATCAGAAGAGGCTAATGAGTTTCTTTGATACTTTTTGTGTTTAAAATCAGCTACAATACAAGGAGGCAGAAGGCTCATCTTATCGTGAAGGTTCATATTCTGAGACTCCTGGTACACCTCCTAAGGTCAAGATCCTGGTTCTAACTCTTTACTGCAcctctttccttttttttaaaaaaaaatatttttttggtattCTTACGTTTTATGAGATGAATTAGATAAAGATTTATCTTTGTGTTTGCATTTGATGGAGTTGATATCTGCTTGTTGACAGCGTGCACAACAAGACAGAACATTCATCCCCGACTCTACAAGTTTTGGAGGTAAGTGAAAGGTGTACTCCATTATGATCAAACTGTTctctttctttcattcaaacTCACACGTTATCTTGTGGTGCCAATAATTTTCATGTTGTATAGGGGACAAAGTTGGTAAAAGAGACCAGAAACGCAAGGTATGCTACATTAGTGTTTTTAATGAATCTTCAAACTAATCCAAACAGTTCTAAAAGTCCACTATTTTAATTTGGGGATCCAGGGGCCTGGGCGATTATCAGAAGTTCCATCTTCGCCAGCACAGTCAAAACGGCCCCGCAAGTTAAAGACTTCAGATGGATGAATTGGAGGGTTAGTACATTTTTCCTCTCAATGCTCTTAATGTGAGTGGTATATGAGAATTTAGCCTTAAGGATGTATGTTACAGCTTAAATCTTCTTGCAAGATGCTTAATAGAcgattttttaatttcttctacATCTTACTTTCTAGGTTGTGTACGTCAGAAAGCTACAAGGAGCTGTATGATAAGCTGCTTGAATCAACTTCTTGTGCCACTGTGATGTGTTCTGTGTCTCTTTGGATTTCCTCCAGCATGAAACGTGATCGAACCTTGCAAACCTCAAATGTGGCTGTCTCATTTAAGTGACACAAGAAATGTGAGATGCCCCTCTAATACTTTCTGTGGAGATCAGTCCTCTGCTTCAGAGTACAGACAGTCCACGCAGTCTGTAAATACATCTGTAACTTAAAATTGTGATTAGCATGTTAGCCTCCCCTTTCTACCATATCCATTTGGCATGTCATTAAATTATTGAGCCATGTTGGCTTTTTTTAATTAACACATCGAAGTAGTTGTGGTTTAGTTTCGTTTAAGTTGCTTACTGGAATGGACAGACATGAACTGGCACTGCATAGAAGCTGAAAGTGAAAAGGGCAAGCGATCTGCTTCTTTGGGCCCTTATCACGAATCATAATAGTTTCGGTGCTGCTGCTTCTCTTTTTTTAGATGGTTCTTGTATTTGATGGATGTAAAAGTAGATAGTGCTGTATTTACATGTGTGTCCGAGACCTGATTTAGTTTCTACACTCAAATTTGCAGTAGGTTCTCCCGTGCTTGTTAACTTCAAGTAAGAATTTCATCAATTTTCGGTTATGCATAGACAATTTTTTTGCTCCTTGTCCAGAAAGAGAGCAGGAAAGCAGGAAAGCAGTATGATGATATATGTTCCTGACGACAACAAACGCATGTGTACGTCAAGGGattaaagaaaaaagagaaatataGCAGCtttattttgtataatcactttaaTCTGGATTGCACGGGGTGGGTGGGTTGTGAACTAAATACCTAACATGCACGTcttaaactttccaaaccttttaGTCACTTGGACAATCACTTGGAGAGCATGACTTTAAGAGGATACCAGATCAAGTTCAAGAGGAAGTTCAGATGTTCTGCACAATTGACCCTCAAAACCATGACTTACATTTATTTGGAGAGCATAATGTTTTTTAAAGATGTTGCTTTTCACAATCTTGTCATATCAAATACAGAATAGCGAAGGTGGTAAGAAACTTGACCACTTTATTATTGGTTCTCTCTTTACATAGTGAACACATAAGTTGCTTGAAATGGTTAAGATTATACATCTCTCCTACATAAAAGACAATAGTGTTGGCATTTAACCTCAAACATGTCAAAAGAACTTCACAAAATCCTGTCGCGCAGCAAGCTAGGCAGCTAACACTACATTGACAATATCTGGGAACTTCTCTTTAATTGCTGCTTTGATTCCTGATCCAATAGACTCAGGCCCTACATACTTCACATTGCAATTGCCTTCCTTGACAGATAAAACTTCCACACTGCCACCAAAATTCTTAATGGCAGGTCTTAATATATCGAGGTGAGCATTCACAGCCTGCAGGAACATGGGAACATGAGTTCCTAGTTAGATATTTTTAAAGCCATTTGAATGCAATAGCATCCATTAGCAACTGATTTTGAAAATATTCACCTCAACGGTGGTTTCAACTACATGTTCATCATATACTTGGCGAATTTCCTTGATGGCTTCTCCAAACTTTTCCTTGAGTACCCTTTCAATTCCCATCTTCATTGTGGTTGTTGAGCTAGGACAACTCTCGCATGCTCCTATATCCAGTGTACGAAACATCAAGCATCTCCATAAGTAAATAAGTAATGTTTCTATAAATCAAAGACTCAAACGGTCATCATGCATGTATCAGAAATTTTTCAAGCTACCCTGAGCGCATTTAAGGAGAAACATTTGTGTGGTGGCTGACAACCAACTTTCTTTTTTCGATTTCGATTTCCAAATGGGGGCCGCCATTACCCTCCCACTCTAGCAACACACACCAAATGGCACCTCTCCTTACTCCATTAAAAAACAATAGCTCATTCGCATGAAATAGTTTAAGCAACGCAATTCTTGATTCAAATCTATTGGCTTTCATGGATAAATCATGATTGGCATGTACTGAATCTTctgattctctctctctctctccctccctccctccctccctctctctctctctatatatatatactttttattcTCTCCACTCTCTTCCTTCTTCTCTGTTATCTTATTTGGTATTTAGATGAATATCGCTTTTAGGTCTGAACCATGAATAGTGATTTCATGATTTGTAATTACTAATTAGTCTTTGTCTATCTTCTTCTTCTATTTTATTTAAATGTAGTGATTTTATCCTTCCTCCATACTCTTGGTATTTCGCATGAATTTTTAGAACATTACCCCTTTGTTACAATATTCCTATCTTTAGGTTTTGTCAAAAGTTGGAAACTTGATATTATAGAATTGTAACCATTGTAAAGTTAAAATTGTTAGAGAGATGACactttcattttattatttaGGTCTGCAACAATCCCTCAAGTGCGGTCCTAACTTCCTTTTTAATGGGCCaagcacttgggaacattttttctttttcatgaAGGGAAGATGGGATTATTTACTAATTATGTCTTCAATAAAAACAATAATCTTATATGCTCATAGAATAGTATACTCTAAAAACAACAAGGAAAAATAGAAACCTTATCTATAAACAAATGTTTCGATCTTATCTTATTTAAAAATTTAGTGCTTTAGATTAGTCACTCCAGTGAAGTATACTAGGATATAGAAAGACGAGACACGTGAGGAAATACAGATCTCTAATCCTATCATTTTTCTTGTTTATGGGGCTACTACAGCATGTGTAGGCTTTAGAAGTGTTcaacagaaataaaagaaaaaagtggTTATCAACCAGTATAAATGTCCATTATTCAATGAATTCCCTTTGGCTTTACATTATTTGCGTAAAATATTTCTGCAGACTTAGGCTGGCTTGGTACTGTTAAGCCTCGGAGACTCATCTGCAGTCCTCTAGTGGGGAAAACCCAACATTATCCAAGTTATTAAATATTTTACCGAAATCAAACTACATCTAATCCAAGGAGTAAGTAATGGTGGCCTTATAAGTACAACATAGTTTGGTGCTTCCAACTGCAGTTCCCCCTTTAAAGTGGTTAGTACATACTAAGTCAAAGATTCAGATGTGACTTGCTTATTTTATTAAATCTCAAACTCAGTAAATAGTAATTCCTGACAGTAGTTTCTTGGGCTCACCTTTCTTGAGCACACATAATGATAATGCCAACTCTAATCCTGTGCTTAGTCAAAACCAAGACTATAGAATCAGGACACAAGTACCTTTTTCCCCAATCGTTGCTGCGTGTATCATCACTGTATCATTTGAGTACATTCAAGGGAGGGGTGGGACCATAGCCTTCCGGAGTACTTTGCCATTTACGAGGAGCTGTAGCATCATATATTATGCATTACACCATCCTCCTACAGTTTCTTTTTTTAACTTACTAAGCCCCTCACAACCTGGCAGGGAGAACATAACTCGCCGAACTACCCTGAATGGACTCATTGTGCGCTGTTGATCGCAACAAGACACTACGTCAGTGGCGGAGGCAGGATCTCCAACGAAGGGGGTTCAAAAAAAAATTGTAGCTAGTGGGAATTGAACCTACAACCTTTCAACgattttgaacccccttgaccaTTAAGCTACACTTTTGGGCTGtgtcaagggggttcaaaacttaatatatagaGGAAAAAACAGATTTCGCCTCatatatacaatataatttttcggCAAAGGAGGTTCGGATGAACCCCCCTTCCGccccctaaatccgcccctgcACTACGTAGCATCAGCACAAAACTTAATGTTTTACACTAGACGCATCTTTGCCATATGCCCGAGACTTGTCCAGGACGAACATCACAATATGTCATCATTATCATCTACTTCTAAAGTCCATTGGACGCTAAGTCTTGTAGTGGCTCTGTGGGGATTACAAGGTGAGGAATCGAACTAATTAAACTaatactattatataaagagTTTAGGTTTAGTCAATGTAGAGATTTTTTTACATTATAAGATCAGCCAAAGGATATCTACATGTTACCAAAAGTGACCTTATGTTGTAAAAATTACTTATAGTGacggtgtatataacttaaactcataTGAACTGATGAGAGTAATATCTAAGTACAAGCAAGAGATCAGGTATAATACTAGTATAAAAAGCTAACCTTGAAGCTGGAGGGAAACGACGCCGTCTTCGACAGAAACGACATCGACGTTACCACCATCAGAAATGAGATAAGGGCGAACGTCTTCAAGAACCAAATCCACGTTTTCAGG contains:
- the LOC104104667 gene encoding SWR1-complex protein 4, with translation MDAKDILGLPKNGPIMSQEKKSRPQKESQRKPDGISREVYALTGGIAPLMPSLDINQLKRKALSESEKITWQWLPFTSSARKDNLQLYHWVRVVNGVPPTGDYSFAKFNKSVDVLEYTNDEYEKFLSDPSWTKEETDQLFELCKRFDLRFIIIADRFSSNRTVEELKDRYYSVSRAITIARAASPADVAGHPFVKEPYNVSQEIERKRALSMVLSQTKLQERRDAEVLAEAKRISVARKSVKAAEETELPVVSDAGPEGAEKAAGIDGISTSPNAQLPSGIAAPPVSETASTLASLRMLRVYLRTYALEQMVQAASSSAGLRTIKRVEQTLQDLGVNLKPKVPTKLVCAEHLELRKEILTLLNLQKQLQYKEAEGSSYREGSYSETPGTPPKRAQQDRTFIPDSTSFGGDKVGKRDQKRKGPGRLSEVPSSPAQSKRPRKLKTSDG
- the LOC104104668 gene encoding nifU-like protein 1, chloroplastic translates to MAYIAPTMGVSQISSSIYKPELPLKSQNPNSFFLKRTKVTHKKINFVNKASSVDGSTPVPGLYSAKQFELTPENVDLVLEDVRPYLISDGGNVDVVSVEDGVVSLQLQGACESCPSSTTTMKMGIERVLKEKFGEAIKEIRQVYDEHVVETTVEAVNAHLDILRPAIKNFGGSVEVLSVKEGNCNVKYVGPESIGSGIKAAIKEKFPDIVNVVLAA